The DNA sequence TTACGCGGGGGAGGAGAGGATCGGCTCAGTGACTAGCGGGACGTTCAGCCCAACTGTGGGGAAGGGCATAGGTATGGCTTACGTGTTGAAGGAGCACTCTGATGTAGGGAGGGAACTTCTGGTTGGGGAGGAAAGGAAACTGAAGGTAAGTATATCGAAGATGCCCTTCTACGATGAGAGCATCTACGGTTGGAAAAGAACTACTTCAGCTTCCCTAGGACTACATGGCTGACGGTCTTCGCGAGCCTTCTAGTCTCAACTATCCTCACGAAATCCCCATCGTTGACCTCTAAGCAAGGTGGTAAGTGCGCATGGATCTTATTGCGCCTTCTCTCGTACCTCTTATACTTCTTGTTATAATGGAGGTACTCTATGAGTACACTAACGGTTCTCGTCATTTTCGTGCTAACGACCCTCCCCTCGAGGATAGCGTTCCTTAAGGATATATTGCCGTGCCAAGGACATTTGTCATCATTGCAACTACCCTCAGGAGGTGTTATCCCTCTCACCAATTCCTCAGATATCTTCCTCATACCTTCTTCACCCTCTCCTCCGGTCTCCCTATTAACCTATCCCCCAACACTACTACTGAGCTACCATCATCGACCCTAAATAAAAATAGTCTAGAGCCCTTAGCTATCACGGATCTCTTACCCTCTCTACCGATGATGAGGCAATTCCTCGTCTCCAAGATAACCCTACCTTTAATACCCATCTCATGGATATTCGGTGAATGAATGACTTCTACCTCCAACCCAATGAGCTCATGGACGAGTATATTGCCTGCTCTCACGGGGCCTATACCTTCACACCTCTCTCCCTCAGGATGGTCAGTATCCTAGCCCTCTCCCTCCTTAGAGCTCTCCTCAAATGCGTCTTTTCGGTAGCACCCATCAACCTCTTCGTTTCATTCAAGAATATGTCCCTCTCGATTTCTCTCAGTCTTTCGAGAAGCTCATCGGAATCCATTCCCCTAAGTTCATCAAGCTTGCTCGGACTCATCCCTTTCCACCTCACCAGCCACCTCCAACTCCTCCTCAAGCTCCTCCGGTATTTCTATGCTCTCCGACTCTGATAAGGACTCCACTTCAGACCTTATCCTCTCCCTTATCTCCTCTATAGCTTCCTCCTTAACTATCACAGCATCCGGGCCCCTCACACCTGGCTTGACTATCCTCACTCTCACCCCTATCATGCCTTGAGGCATTAACACATGCTTCACAGCATACTCAACGTTTTCAACGTAATCTTGACCGCACTTGTATATCACCCCATCCCTGAACCTCTCCTCCCTAGCCCTCTGGCTCCCAAACTTTCCAGAGAGCCTTATCTCGACGCCCTTAGCTCCAGCGGCCATCACTCTCCTCAGGGCTGAGTAAGCTACCTTCTTGTACCTCTCGCCCTTAGCGATCCTCCTGGCTATGTAGCTAGCTACTATTCTAGCGCTCAAGAAGGGCTCATCTACCTTTTTCGTTTGGATATAGGGGTTCTGTATTCCGAGCTCCTCTCGCAGAATGTCGCTGATCCTCTTAGATGTCCTCCCACCTCTACCGATGATCACACCCGGGCTCTCCACGTAGACCGTTATTATGTCCCTTATAGGAGTAGAGGATATTTCTACGCAATGGAACCCAGCCTTATCGGATAACCTCTCCATGAATTCGTGAAGCTTGTACTTCACGATGCCCTCCTGAACGAGCTTCTTGTAGATAGGCATCGATCTTGAGGAACTCATCACTCACCCTCCTCCCTCTCCTCGAGAACTATCTCAACATGCACAAGCTGCTCTACCTTTGGAGTAGCTCTCCCGTAAGCCCTAGGGAAGAAACGCCTTAGCTTCATCCCCATTTGAGCTGCAGCATGCTTCACGTAGAGGCTATCTGGATCCAGATCTTTATTCATGGCGTTGTGCTCGGCGCTTTTAAGGATCTTCTTAACGAGCTTAGCAGCCTTAACAGGATATCTTCCAGCTTTGAACGTAGATAGACCCCTCCTGTGCGGTACTCCCCCATTGTACCTCCTGAACGGGATGGGCCGCTTGAGGGAAATAACTTCATCAAGTATTTCGTATGCCTCAGAGAGTTTCTTGCCTCTTATCTCCCTCAGTAACTCCACCATCTCCTTAAAGGATACTCTGAGGTCTCTTCCAGAGGCCATGGCTTCTTTTTCACCCTGAGCAGCGTACGAGTATCCCCAGCTAGGCAACCTTTACACCTCTCTTGGGGAGCTGCGATCAACCTTTATAAAAATACCACTTCAGTCTCGAGGCACTACTGTAGGGTATAAGAGGGAATTGGTGGTTCTATTTCTCAGACTCCCCCCTAACTTTCGAGGATCCGCTTCTCACTCTCCAAAAGATGTATGAGCCCACTACGATCGGTGGTATTGAGGCCAACAGTATCAGCTGCGGGGTGATGTAGACCTCCGCGCGTTTCACCACTATAGTGAGGGACTTACCATCCTTCTGCAGCTGGGGAACAAACTCCCAGAGGGCGTTGTTCCACAAGATCACCTTGGGTGCTAAGTTAGCACCCATTATCTGCATGGATGCGCTCGTGAAATTGACCCAGAGGTTACAGGCAATGTCATCAGGTAGTAGATAGGTAAGGGGGCTGAGATCCAATATGTAATAATCTCCGCTGCTGCTCCTCTTTAGTTCCAATGGTAAAGTTTCAGCGCTCACCTCATAACTCACCACAAGAGTTCCCGTAGCCTCTAAGGTCTCGCTAGTGTAAGACACTGAGAGACTCTTGATCCTGCCTAAGTTCGATGATGCTGAGGCCGTGGCTACTATCCCGGTGAAGCTTATATCGGGAAGACCCCTGTAAGTCACGTTAAGGAAATCCCACCTGAGACCGTAAAGAACGAGCGTTTTCCTACCGTAGAAGAAGCTCATCATATCGAGTACGGTCGAGTTACTCAAGTAACCCAGGGAAACTGCTCTCCTGAGGAAGTTAGCTCTATTAGTCGGATCCCCGTATTGAGGGTAAAATAAGAACCTGTAAGTCCCTCTAAGCCCAGCAGGAGTTTGGTTCATCGTTAAATTTCCTCTGAAGTTCATCCAGTTGAAGATAGGAGCCTTCAGAGTGTTCGTATAGAAGAGAGTCTCATCTCCGCTCAAGGTCCTGTAAACGCTTGCTTTCAGAGTGGCGGATAGGTCCTCCCTCACCTGAATTGAGGCTACAGGCATGGGGTATGCGGATTGTAAGGTTCCGGCTTGACCGATCAGTATCACCGCGAGGATCGCTATAGCGAGGAGCTTGGGCCTCATCGATTACACCTCTTTCGAACGCTCCGGAAATCACCTTATTTAAATTCTCCTACACTCAGATATCGTGAATGCCCTCAAGGAGAGGTATCCTACTATCTGTATTTTACTCTGGAGATGAAAAGTCCGCTATAATGAAATTTTATGATGCAGATAGCGGCGAAATTTTTTCCATAAAGGATAACACTGATCATAAACCTTACCTTCTCACAGACGCTCCTGAGGAGAAGTTACCCGAACTGCTCTCTGAGTTCTCATCTAGGATACACTCGATCTCCAAGGTGAGGAAGTACGATGTGTTGAGGGATGCTGAGGTTGAGCTGACCAAAGTGGAGGCTAAGGATCCATTAGCGATAGGAGGCTCACCTAAGAACATGAGGGACACGCTGATGAAATTGGGGTACAGCGTCTGGGAGGCGAGGATAAAGTACTACGATTGCTTCACCTTTGACAGGAACCTCGTCCCCGGATCGCTCTACGAGGTGGATGATTACGGGAACTTGAGGAGAGTATCTGCTGATGCGTCGAGCGAGGATATAGGGAGCTCAAATGAGGAGGTAAGGGATATTCTGATTTCAATGATACCCCTGTTCGATGAACCCTCTCCTAAGCTGCCTAGTGCAGCCTTGGATATAGAAGTGCTCTCCCCTTTAGATAAGATCCCAGATCCTAAGGAGCCGGATAAACCTGTCGCGGCAGCGGCCATAGTCGATAGTCTCGGTAGGAGGGAGGTACATATCCTTCACAGAGGAGGTAAATTACCTGAGGAACTGCCTGATGGCACTAAAATAATGGCTTATGAGAGCGAGGGAAGACTTATAAGGAATGTACTGGACAGGATAAGTGAGTACCCTCTCTTATTCACTTATAACGGAGATAACTTCGATCTCCCTTATCTAGCTAGAAGGGCTAAGGAGCTGGGTGTGAGCGATAGACCCATCAGACTGGAGAGGGATCGGGCGATACTCGATACGGGCATACACATAGACCTCTACAAATTATTCAGTAACAAATCAATACAAGTCTACGTCTTCAATAATAAGTACGCTGGATACACTCTAGATGAAGTCGCAGAAGCTCTATTAGGGGAGAGGAAGATAGAACTCGAGGTTAGGGACTTCTACTCACTGGAGTCAGTTACTCTAGCGGAGTATTGTCTCAGGGACGCTGAACTCACCTTCAAGCTCGGGAACATAGGGTCGGGGGAGTTAGTTAGGTTGCTCTTCCTCTTCGCCAGAATAAGTAAGATGTCATTGGAGGAAGTGTCTAGGCAGGGAGTTTCCTCTTGGATCAGGAACATGATATTCTTCGAATATAGGAGGAGGAACTGGCTGATCCCGGAGAGGGAGGAAATAATGGCTGTCAGGGGAGAGAGGACTTACTCTCAAGCGATCATTAAGGGAAAGAAGTACATGGGAGCGATAGTGTTGGAGCCCGTGCCAGGCATACACTTCGATGTAGCGGTCATGGACTTCGCGAGCTTGTATCCATCTATCATAGGTCACTGGAGAGTCAGCTTTGAGACGATAAATTGCCCTCACGAGGAGTGCAGATCGAACAGACCCGTGGAAGACCTTCCGCACTGGATATGCTTGAAGGGTAAGGGTGTAGTTCCTTACGTGATTCAGGCACTCAGGGATCTGAGGGTGAGGAGGTATAAAAGGAGAGCAAAGGAGGAGAAGAATGAGTACCTGAGGGAGTGGTTCGACACGGTCCAAAGGAGTCTCAAAGTGTTCTTAAACGCTTCCTATGGGGTCTTTGGCTTCGAGAACTTCCCCCTCTACTCACCTCCAGCTGCTGAGATGATAACGGCCTTAGCCAGGAAGGCGATGCTCTTATCGATAGAGGAGGCGCGTAGGATGGGACTCAAGGTGATATACGGGGATACTGACAGCCTCTTCATAAGAGGCGCGACTCAGGAGCAGATCGATGAGCTGGAGCGGAGGGTGGAGGAGAAGCTCGGGATAGACTTGGAGTTAGATAAGTGGTACAGGTACGTAGTCTTCTCTAAGTTGAAGAAGAACTACTTAGGTGTGACTAGGGACGGTGTTGTGGAGGTCAAAGGGCTGCTCGGAAAGAAGAGGAACATACCAATATTCGTTAAGAAAGCATTCAATGAGGTGATAGAGATACTCTCGAGCGTCAACAGCCCTGAGGACTTCTCGAACGCGAGAAGGAGGATAGAAGATACCATAAGGAGTTACGTGAGGAGACTGGAGTTAGGCGATTATGAGATCGAGGAACTAGCATTTAGGTGCATGTTGGGTAAGAGCCCTGAGGATTACGTGAAGACCACACCTCAGCATGTGAAGGTAGCTAAGATACTTGAGAGGATGGGCAAGCGTATTGAAGCGGGTCAGGTGATAAAGTACGTTAAGGTCAGCGGGAAGGACGGTGTGATGCCGATAGAGCTAGCGAATAAGTCTCAGATAGACAAGGATAAGTACCTAGAGATAATGAGGACGACCTTTGAGCAGATATTGAACGCTCTAGATATAGATTTTGATGAGATAATTAAGGAAAGAAAAGTATCAAGCCTTGATGAATTCTTCTAACTTCTTCTTCACTCTCTCGCTTACTATGGCTCCATCTATTCTCCCCCTCACAACGCTCATTACCTCTCCCATTACCATACTGAAGGCCCTGCTTCCTCTCTCCGAGATTCTATCCCTCAATCTCTCCAAGACAGAGTCTATCACGGAATCCAACTCCTCTAAGCTTATAGAATGACCTCTCACGTAATCGTAGACGCTTGAGAAACTCCCCCTGGATATCCCCCTAAGTACCTCAGGTACAGCTTCCTTAGCGAGTTTACCCTCACCTATAAGTCTAAAGATCTCCTCCAAGTGACCTTCTGAGATCCTCTCAACTCTCTCATCCTCTCTCCTCAGCATTTTTATCGTGGACGTTAGCGTAGAGGCCGTGAAGCTCGCGGGTGCTCCGTAAGCCACTAGCCTCTTGAAGAGCTCCACCTTCCCATCATCGTATAGCTCCCAAGCCAACTCGCTATTTATCCCGTAATTCTCAACTAGTTCCCTTACTATATCCTCAGGCATTCTCGGCAATCTCTTAATCCTAGCGACTATAGGGGCTGTCTTAACCGGTAGCACGTCGGTCTCAGGATACATCCTAGCCGATCCCGGCATGGGTCTCATGAATGAGGTATTACCATCGGATAGGGCTCTTCTAGTCTCACTGGGGACTCCCCTAACAGCTGCTTTAAGCCTAGATCTCACTGACTCTAGGGCTAATAAAGAGGTCACTTTCTGACCGAAGACAAGTACGAAAGAATCATCATCTTGGCATAGTAGTCTCTCCCTGATCATTTTAACGTCCTCATCGCTTATACCGTAACTCGGTAACTCATCCCCATGGATGATCCCCTTGACACCACCGAATACCTTAGCGTAATCCGCTAGCTCGGTCCCGAACCTCCTCCCCGGCTGAACTTCCCGGCCTATCAACCCCCTCATACCTCTCACTCTCATCCCGAAAACCCTATCCCCCTTAGAGATCGCCCCCTCTATCAGCCGGGACTTCTTACCCAGGAAGATGTCAGTTATATCTTCAACTGGATCCGAGAAGTAGCTCTCACGGATTCCTCGATGTTCTAATTCCTCCTTGATCCTCAAGAGATTCTGCTGTCGAGATATCTCCCTCCTAACTATCTCCGGTATAAGCTCCAGCTCCTGTATCCCCTTTATCTCCTGCCTAGCCCCTCCCTCTATGGAGATGTTTATGTCCTGCCTTATGGTTCCGATCCCCCTCTGCACCCTACCCGTCGCCCTGAGTATTCTCCCTATCCTCAGAGCGGCCTCCATCGCTTGTTCAGGGTGCCACACGTCAGGCGAGGTGGCTATCTCAACCAGGGGGATCCCTAATCTATCCAGCTTGTACTTCGCGAACTCAGAAGTACTTTCTACTATGAACGCGGATTCCTCCTCCAAACAGAGGGTTTCTAATCCTACCTTTCCCTTAGAAGTGTCTATATAACTTTTTTCTCCTCTTAGGGCAACTAAAGCCGTTCTCTGGAATCCGGTGGTATTACTACCATCGATCACAATCTTCCTCATAACGTGAACCTCATCAACAGGTTTCATGTTGAGCATTAGAGCTATCTCTATCGCTATCTCCAAAGCCTCATCATTTATGGGGAGCGGTGGTGCTTCGTCAACTTCTATCTCGCAGGTAGTATCGTAATACACTCCATAGAAGAAGTCCCTCTTCCTTAAGGACTCGAACTTAGCTGCTGGATCTATAAACCCTAACTCGCTGTAAGAGATATTCAAGTTCCTTCTTATCCATTGGTGGGGCTCTTCGTCCCTCAGAGTTGAGGGGCAATTGCAGAAGAGCTTGTGGGAGTCCAGTCTCTGATGAATCTCAAGGCCCACTCTCAAACCGATGCTCTTGTAGAATTCCTCTTCCAAGAGATCACCTCCAGCAAGGTGGGAAGGTGTTGATGGGGATCCGAGACCCTATCTCCCCAGCTAGGTTAGTCAACATGAGTCTTCTGATCTCCTCGAGTTCCTGAGTATGCCCCAGAACGAACATAAGTTTCACGAGGGAGACCTCAGGAAGCATATCCATAGCAGGTATGGCACCAGCTTCTAGGAGCCTTCTCCCTGTCTCATAGACCTTCAAGTCAACCCTTCCGAACAGACACTGGGATGATATTACTACGGGTACTCCGTCTCTAACGAGTTCGCGTACCTCAGGTATCACATGCTTGGGTACGTGGCCCAACCCAGTGCCCGCTATGACGATCCCCCCGAACATCGCCTTAAGTGAGCTTAGGTAACCTGAAGGTATCCCGGGCCAGACTTGAACGAGAGCTACCTTATCATAAAGTCTATCATCGAGAGTAACTTCACTAACTCCCTCCTTCCTCCTTCTGAAGCTATTGGAGATCAACTCGATTGAATCACGACTCACCTTAGCTAGCGGTGGTTCGTTCACTGAAACGAAAGCGTCCCTCCTCGATGTATGCATTTTCCTCGCTCTCACCCCTCTCAGGACATAAGCGTAATCATCCGAGGGACTCGAGTGCATCACTATGACGGATTCCGCTATCGGTCCCTGGGCAGCTAATCTAGCGGCAGCTACCACGTTCATAACGGCATCCGTTGATGGTCTATCCACCGATCTCTGAGAACCCACTAAGATGACGGGCTTATCGAGACCTCTGAGCATGAAAGCAAGTGCTGATGCCGTGTAATGCATTGTATCAGTACCATGAGCTATGATTACGCCCTCCGATCCCCTCTTAAGCTCTCTCTCCACGACTCTGGCTATCTCCTTCCAGTGGTCGGGAGTCAGGTTCTCGCTGAACTCAGCGAACAACTTCACGTAATCTATGTTCGCTATATCAGCTAGCTCCGGTATCAAGTCGAGCAACTCCTCGGGTCTCTCATGAGATATGACGGCACCCGTTGAGTAGTCCACTCTCGAAGTTATCGTGCCTCCGGTGACCACCAACGGTACCCTGGGCAATCCCTCCCTGTAGCTCAGCTCCGGAACGGATGTCTCCCTCCTCTCCCCCTTTGAGACCAGCTCGAACTCAGCCCCCTTTATGTTGATGCCCACGTTGTACCCGTTATCGAGCTTGAGTATGACATGCTCATCATCGAGTATCTCAGGTCTGGGTATGAGGATACCCTCGAAAACGTAGCGGTCCTTCCTCACCCTCACCCTATCGAAGTCCTCTATGCCCAAGCTGGAGAGTATTTCCCCAACCCTTCCCCTGTAGTGCAGCATCAAGGGATACCTCAACGCACATTAAAAAAGTGGGGGGAGAAGGGGTTAATCGCTCTTTATCAATGGTCTGAACTTGTAAGCATAAGCTATTATCCCGGATTCCCCGCTCACCCTCACTTTCCTGAGTACCATCTCGACATCCATGCCCTCAGTGACTTGAGAAGGATCGATATCGGTTAACTGGCTAAGGAGCATCGTCCCATCCTCTAATCTCACGAGAGCCACTACGTAAGGTGTGTAGTACTCGTAACCCCTAGGTGCATTCCATACCACGGAGTAATTCACCACTTTACCTCTCCTAGGGAGCTGCTTCGTGACGACATCTCTGGATCCACAAGAAGGACAGACGTCCTCCTTAGGAAGCATCGTATGGCCGCAGTTCTTACAAATACCCCCCTCCAGCCTATACCTAGCTGGTATCTCCCTCCAGTGGGAGGGAACGCTCACCCAGTAGGCCCACAAGATCTCACACTCCCTCCACTAGATGAACCACGGAGTTGCTGCCCAATCCTCCGATGCTAAGGACTAGGGCCCTTCTCGCGCCACTCACCTGCCACCCCTGGGCCCTTCCCGCTAGCTGGAGGTAAGCCTCGGCCAACTGGTAGATAGCTGTAGCGCCAACAGGGTCTCCCCTAGCCTTGGATCCACCCTCTGGGTTAACTGGGATCGGTCCATCCCTCCTCGCCTCACCTTCCCTGAAGAGCTTGTAGGCCTCTCCCCTGCGGGCTAACCCAAGCTCCTCTACAGCTATGTAACCTAGGACGCTCGAGTACTCCTCTATACTGTAGAAATCTGGCTTAAATTCACTTACCTTCGAAAGAGCTCTTTCTAAAGCTGCTCTAATGGAGGGCATTTCCACGATGGAGCTCCTGCTGTATAGAGAAATTCTATCCGTAGCTTGTCCGAATGAGACGATCTTAGCGTTACCGTTAGGCCCCTCCTCCCTCGACGATATGATCAGGGCAGCGGCACCGTCAGCGAGACCGGGCACGTCCATCATGCTCAGGGGCTCAGCTAGTAAGGGAGACGACATGTATGTGTTCAGATCTATCTTAAATCTATACTGGGCATGCGGCGTATCCACAGCGTTCTCATGCATGATGATCGGAAAGTGAGAGAAGTCCTCCCTGTTAATACGGTACCTCTTCATGTACTCCCTCATCACCAGGGCGTGCATGGAGTCCAGGGTCGCCCCGTGGAAAGCCTCGTACTCGGAGTCTATGAGTGTTGAGACAGCGGTATTGGAGTCCTCGAGCGATGTGTAATCCGTCATCTTCTCGACTCCTACGACTAGGACCCTTTGAGCCTCACCGCTCCTTATCAGAGAGTTAGCTACGATGACTGCAGCAGCTCCAGAAGCGTTAGCTGCCTCTACCTTTAATGCAGGCACTCCTGCTATCCCTAAATGGGAAGCGACGTAAGAGCCTAGGTTCTCCTGCCCGTTTATGACTCCTGAGAGCGAGTTAGATACGACCAGGTAATCCACAGGAACTTCACCGGCATCTCTCAAAGCAGCTAGCGCTACCTCAGTAACTAAGTTCCTCAAGGACTTTTCCCAGTGATCCCCGACCTTCAGGACACCTGCGCCTATTATGAAGACCATTCTATCACCTCAATATCCGCTGAAATCGTGTAACATCCTTATCATCCTCCTGTACCTAGCGTAAATAGCGTAATCAACGTACTCCTTCCTAGAGACATAATCCATCGTCTTCGGAGCTAGATCCTGAACGGCCTCTATCCCCTCCCGGGTCTCTATATGGAAAGCATCGCTACCAGCACCGGATCCGAAGGAGACGACTAAGATCCTCTGTCCGGGCTTCGCTTGGTCCAGTACTGCAGCCAGACCTACTAGGGCTGATCCACTGTACGTGTTCCCTATGAAAGGGGTCACCAATCCCGGCTTTATTTTATCAGGGGTGAACCCCAACCTAGTACCCACCCTCAGTGGGAACTTACCGTTCGGCTGGTGGAAGATGGCGTAATCGTAGTCCTCAGGCTTAGTCCCCATTAGGCTCATCAACTCCTTAGCTGCGGATATTATGTGTCTGAAGTAAGCGGGCTCTCCTGTGAAAGCCCTCGTGTGAGCAGGGTAGTGCTCATGCTGCCTCCTCCAGAAATCAGGGGTATCTGTGACGTAGGAGAGAGAGGATTCTATGACAGCTACGGATTCGCTAGAAGGTCCTAAAATGTAAGCAGCTCCTCCTGCAGAAGCTGTATACTCTAAAGCATCTCCAGGAGCTCCTTGTGCGGTATCGGCCCCTACAGCAAGTCCGTAATCTATCATCCCAGATCCTACTAATCCGATAACGGATTGAATAGCTTCAGTTCCCGCTTTACACGCGAACTCGTAATCAGCCCCTGTAGTGAGCCTCCTCGGTCCTCCGGCGCCGAGAGCTTCCACTAGCATTGTGGCAGTCGTTTTAACAGCATAAGGTTTTGATTCCGTACCCACGTACACAGCCCTTATGTTCGAGGGGTCTATCCTAGCTCTCCTGAGGGCGTTCACTGAGGCCTCGTAAGCTATGGTGAAGGTGTCCTCGTCCAGACCAGGTACGCTCTTCTCATCGACCATTATGCCAGCTGCGTAACGCTTCCATTCTCTTCCCCACCCCCTAGCGAGCTCCTCTGATCTTATTCTCCACTTGGGTACGTAGACCCCCCACCCAACTATCCCAACTTTCCTGCTTGCCTTCATATGGTCTTCACCCTTCCTCTCACCGCACCATAGGGAGCATAGCAGTAATCGTCGAGGATTGCCGAGCTTGGCTGGAGCGATTACCTAAAAATATTTGTTGTACTAACGTGAAGCATAACACATAGTGATCTACTGGCCGAGAAGCCATAATTCGCTCCGAGTAAAAACCGTAATTTGATTAATTTTTAACCTCTTCCGATATGTAAGGAAAATTTACATATTGTACCACCTGCCCAGGAGCTTCAGGAGGAGGGAGCCTATCAGCACTATTGAGATTAGAGAACCAGCAAGCACGTAGATGAAGGTTACCGGGAAGGGAAGACCTAGTAGCTCATAGAGATATGAGGAGACTACTATAGATATTGTGAACGGCATCTGGGCTAATGCGAGAACCTTTCTTCTCCTGAGCCTCCACCCTAAATAAGCAGCTATTAAGTTGGCTAAGGAACCGCCTATAGCATCTACCACGCCGAAGGGCCCTAACAAGTTCGCGATGAAGCACCCTACTGATGTCCCTATTACTACGGGTGTCCCGAACAGCAATGATAGGGCTAGCAAAGAGTCGGAAATCCTCACTTGGATTTCGTAGAAGGATATGGGTGTTAAGGCGATCGTAATGGTCGCATATAAGGCAGCGAATACTGAGGTCATGGCCACCCTCATCGTTAACCCTTGATCCCTCATACGGCCTAGCCGCCGTCCAAGCTACTTTATAACCTTACCTGTCCCCAGGTACCATAGGTAGAGATCCAGTTCTCCCACGGGCATACCTGACCTCCTAGCTACGTGCTCTAGCAAGGACTCTATCTCTAGATACCTCCTTCTACTCAAACTCTTAGGTCTTTCCTCCAACAGACCGAACCTTAACAATACGTTGAGCACATGCAAGTCGATTATCGAGACATTCTTATATCCGATGTTCCTGAGGAAATGACTAGCCTCCTTATAGCCTAATCCCTTCACGTTCTTGACTAGCCACTCCCTAAGGAGCTTCTCATCCTTAAAGCTGTTCATCACATCCCTCAGTACTGGTACTAGCCTCCTAGCCCCTACTATGAACTCAGCTCTCCTCTTAGGATACCTATGACCTAACTCAGCTAGTCTCTCAGCGAGCTCTCTCTCGGTTAGCGTGAAGATACCGTCCCCTAGTGAGCGGAGGATCCTTAAGGCGCCCTCCGCGCTGAAGTTCGCAGTGAGTAGGCAGAAGACCAACTCCCTGAACAAGTCCTCATTACTCCCGTTCCTCAGCTCCTCGAACTCTTTCATCCTTCTCTTCACTATATCTCTAACCTGGCTGCTCTTCAGCTTATTTATCTCATCTAAAAGCTCCTCAACACCCAAATCAATCTCCCTCTAAACTATAAGTAACGAAAGCTCCCTCATCATCCTCCTCTATGACCTCTAGTTTTGACTTCACCCCGAATTCCTCTAAGAGCTGTCTGAAATCCTCGAAGTAATCGTAGAAACCGCAGGTCCTGCAGAAGTTACCGGAGAACTCCACTTTAATCGTCTTATCAGTGACCTGCAGTATGGTAGCAACGGATTCCCTTCCTCTAAGTGAATTGTACTTATCTATAGCCTTTAAAACGGCTTCCGAGATCTCGAGATTGGCCGGTTCGTATTTATGCTCCCACAAACCGTGTTTCGAGCACATCACCCTTACGGTGAAGGGACCATCGAGTTTACGGAAGGAAGCTTCGGGCCGGCTCATGAGATCCAAGTACTCCCTCGCACGCCGGGCTCCATCCTTAGCTACTTCTATCCAGAGGATCCTGCTTCCCTCGTTCATGTCATGTGGAACCAGTCCCACCTCGATTATCATCTCACCCTCATCTAGGTAAACTCTGGGCATATGATCTTCCGAGAATCCGATGGAATTGGGAGTCAACTGAGTCATGCTCTTACCGCAGCAGATAAGGGGGCTTTCTCTCGGTATATGCTCCTCCACGATCCTTCCGCATGAGGGACAGTAGAGGAACTTGGAGGTCCCCATGATACC is a window from the Candidatus Korarchaeum sp. genome containing:
- a CDS encoding Zn-ribbon domain-containing OB-fold protein, with protein sequence MWAYWVSVPSHWREIPARYRLEGGICKNCGHTMLPKEDVCPSCGSRDVVTKQLPRRGKVVNYSVVWNAPRGYEYYTPYVVALVRLEDGTMLLSQLTDIDPSQVTEGMDVEMVLRKVRVSGESGIIAYAYKFRPLIKSD
- a CDS encoding beta-ketoacyl synthase N-terminal-like domain-containing protein translates to MVFIIGAGVLKVGDHWEKSLRNLVTEVALAALRDAGEVPVDYLVVSNSLSGVINGQENLGSYVASHLGIAGVPALKVEAANASGAAAVIVANSLIRSGEAQRVLVVGVEKMTDYTSLEDSNTAVSTLIDSEYEAFHGATLDSMHALVMREYMKRYRINREDFSHFPIIMHENAVDTPHAQYRFKIDLNTYMSSPLLAEPLSMMDVPGLADGAAALIISSREEGPNGNAKIVSFGQATDRISLYSRSSIVEMPSIRAALERALSKVSEFKPDFYSIEEYSSVLGYIAVEELGLARRGEAYKLFREGEARRDGPIPVNPEGGSKARGDPVGATAIYQLAEAYLQLAGRAQGWQVSGARRALVLSIGGLGSNSVVHLVEGV
- the gatE gene encoding Glu-tRNA(Gln) amidotransferase subunit GatE, coding for MEEEFYKSIGLRVGLEIHQRLDSHKLFCNCPSTLRDEEPHQWIRRNLNISYSELGFIDPAAKFESLRKRDFFYGVYYDTTCEIEVDEAPPLPINDEALEIAIEIALMLNMKPVDEVHVMRKIVIDGSNTTGFQRTALVALRGEKSYIDTSKGKVGLETLCLEEESAFIVESTSEFAKYKLDRLGIPLVEIATSPDVWHPEQAMEAALRIGRILRATGRVQRGIGTIRQDINISIEGGARQEIKGIQELELIPEIVRREISRQQNLLRIKEELEHRGIRESYFSDPVEDITDIFLGKKSRLIEGAISKGDRVFGMRVRGMRGLIGREVQPGRRFGTELADYAKVFGGVKGIIHGDELPSYGISDEDVKMIRERLLCQDDDSFVLVFGQKVTSLLALESVRSRLKAAVRGVPSETRRALSDGNTSFMRPMPGSARMYPETDVLPVKTAPIVARIKRLPRMPEDIVRELVENYGINSELAWELYDDGKVELFKRLVAYGAPASFTASTLTSTIKMLRREDERVERISEGHLEEIFRLIGEGKLAKEAVPEVLRGISRGSFSSVYDYVRGHSISLEELDSVIDSVLERLRDRISERGSRAFSMVMGEVMSVVRGRIDGAIVSERVKKKLEEFIKA
- a CDS encoding hydroxymethylglutaryl-CoA synthase gives rise to the protein MKASRKVGIVGWGVYVPKWRIRSEELARGWGREWKRYAAGIMVDEKSVPGLDEDTFTIAYEASVNALRRARIDPSNIRAVYVGTESKPYAVKTTATMLVEALGAGGPRRLTTGADYEFACKAGTEAIQSVIGLVGSGMIDYGLAVGADTAQGAPGDALEYTASAGGAAYILGPSSESVAVIESSLSYVTDTPDFWRRQHEHYPAHTRAFTGEPAYFRHIISAAKELMSLMGTKPEDYDYAIFHQPNGKFPLRVGTRLGFTPDKIKPGLVTPFIGNTYSGSALVGLAAVLDQAKPGQRILVVSFGSGAGSDAFHIETREGIEAVQDLAPKTMDYVSRKEYVDYAIYARYRRMIRMLHDFSGY
- the gatD gene encoding Glu-tRNA(Gln) amidotransferase subunit GatD, whose amino-acid sequence is MLHYRGRVGEILSSLGIEDFDRVRVRKDRYVFEGILIPRPEILDDEHVILKLDNGYNVGINIKGAEFELVSKGERRETSVPELSYREGLPRVPLVVTGGTITSRVDYSTGAVISHERPEELLDLIPELADIANIDYVKLFAEFSENLTPDHWKEIARVVERELKRGSEGVIIAHGTDTMHYTASALAFMLRGLDKPVILVGSQRSVDRPSTDAVMNVVAAARLAAQGPIAESVIVMHSSPSDDYAYVLRGVRARKMHTSRRDAFVSVNEPPLAKVSRDSIELISNSFRRRKEGVSEVTLDDRLYDKVALVQVWPGIPSGYLSSLKAMFGGIVIAGTGLGHVPKHVIPEVRELVRDGVPVVISSQCLFGRVDLKVYETGRRLLEAGAIPAMDMLPEVSLVKLMFVLGHTQELEEIRRLMLTNLAGEIGSRIPINTFPPCWR